One region of Desertifilum tharense IPPAS B-1220 genomic DNA includes:
- the hpsA gene encoding hormogonium polysaccharide biosynthesis protein HpsA has protein sequence MSNRKRFQAVPQPLRSLNKAIKAILNWLSRGLLNLGKPQRRRQATAGFVLPTVVMMMLVVMLITTAMVLRSFDRSKNANNVRVNEATLNAAAPALDRSRAKIKELFDSVQEGTPPDDRLIAEFNTNINKYTFGDEIPLKLVYDYSNGTQPDAPDGQINDITNPGAPLKETIKTAWKFPVDTDNNGKFDTFTLYSILFRTPGIDGNNNPDRRRNPLDARTPPMDDFVPPGCPSNATATSGWFKVNDILKKSIYVYAANVPITELPADLDTNNYEVFQGQSRGFSALEYQQDRTRIPLANNAIVYEDDLEILPGQGLDVNGRIFTNSNLLAGKTFAGDVRLRLVSSINSCYYAKEASEIVVGGNLAPGRVNDTTDQNAALIDFYQGRGVPPTTAQNLGADDKSTVEPGGSTLAYNTAAYEERIDLLVNAARLLPADQQPVPENQLRNYFKERTRRVPYKEVATGANPLIVNGTDYRTSPITNAGQAQAFLQTATGPARPPRTWMYPVDPANNNTFAGFANLQLNLIRPRATQPAQREGKEWRVGDRVFIGNNLPEFVYNETAQSFLRNDSQLLLAPSENRWHNRGSGMSDETRSRTSRVRTLDDLGDTGRDGYWERQAARDQIRLTDLFGGVRIVTGTGIYLPGNNDLSAPAAPFPPVAPALVPKRFTIWPDYLPMAKDHNDVFDTNGLLVNDTTNDRPYLRMRATAVYHYDKKPNTDPGDTYPYDVTNPDAETPEYQRPIACVSSYYDPTDAASSANTGTGAKSNNGIVYGWPGSDAGQTKSDLVNFLGNGALASNYRTILEYQSRLRYPNQQLVNPLLASAFAKINASTPNQLTLAETTALDTGICAISILNGAAPNAGLPIQNDNIREVTLLDARQVRAIEGSDGVDGNYDLSIEERQPLEIRATALDLGAMRQRLFGSGDTTDSRQEYMIPNTGIIYATREDAIPDQSNPTSLGVSASDSILDPNRRPNAIILENGSNLSRDTNYRQEEKGLILATNVPVYIKGDFNLHSGGEEFEPVNASNFYTRSNRNTSFACRQNQRGCTGSGDNWRPATVLADAITLLSSDYRYGFRNEGDYDLRNNQGQSFVRYDLNGDGDFDDSVTFNETTFPGTPDAPVDLNGNGNTTDTSVALLETEVPAKVARRLNGFFDNNFVTSRNFLDSDYRNVARFTGADLEKNSSYFNNLVTPVQRRVSFPEYLMEVCPKLPVSQCGSNDWFVDPNPAAPKKAKDVVGQAFDIAQHKSGTTKEPADPAYRRFARRVAFLRNDNAELVDSTNATLAANARPFVLGISTSGNIQSFATDGSITNASSQIRTTDNTLWFRTIGTGPRNIGSNFVINASRVVADVSGTPRLKDQPIVAPVLQLQLTTRLSTGDQNINAATGSNSLLNFMNSNENIAANQTNWMPHPPSTGNTYNLILAAGDTPGRPFDNNGGVANYVRFLESWNPTATATSAIPTRISGSLIQMKRSSYATAPFRVMIPTADLASGTYNQARGIFNYPQRYRKLDDSTNVLPYYDPPTRNWGFDVALLSQGPDLFSTQFTLPPTAAPSDFFRQVGRDDEWVRVLLCAAQPEASLATPGNPSTPIPGGYVQPGTDDPTLLTQYVDPPGGGLPQRNYKFAISRDQRPRCSTEPNAALRQPS, from the coding sequence ATGTCCAATCGCAAGCGCTTTCAAGCAGTACCTCAACCCTTACGGTCGCTGAACAAAGCTATCAAAGCCATCCTCAACTGGCTCTCGCGCGGCTTACTCAACCTGGGAAAACCTCAGCGCCGCCGCCAAGCCACCGCCGGGTTCGTCTTACCCACTGTGGTCATGATGATGCTGGTAGTGATGCTCATTACTACTGCAATGGTATTGCGTTCTTTTGACCGTTCAAAGAATGCAAATAACGTTAGAGTCAATGAAGCAACGTTAAATGCAGCGGCACCCGCATTAGATCGGTCAAGAGCGAAAATTAAGGAATTATTTGATTCTGTGCAAGAGGGAACGCCACCCGATGACCGCTTAATCGCAGAATTTAATACCAACATTAATAAATATACATTTGGTGATGAAATTCCCCTTAAGCTAGTCTACGACTATAGCAATGGAACTCAACCAGATGCGCCAGATGGTCAAATTAACGATATTACAAATCCAGGTGCCCCCCTTAAAGAGACGATTAAAACAGCTTGGAAGTTTCCTGTAGATACAGACAATAACGGGAAATTTGATACTTTTACCTTATATAGTATTTTATTTCGGACTCCTGGCATTGACGGGAACAATAATCCAGATAGAAGAAGAAATCCCCTAGATGCTAGAACTCCACCAATGGATGACTTTGTACCGCCAGGATGCCCAAGTAATGCGACGGCAACATCGGGCTGGTTTAAAGTTAATGACATTCTGAAAAAAAGCATCTATGTTTACGCTGCTAATGTCCCGATCACCGAATTACCGGCTGATTTAGATACTAATAATTACGAGGTTTTTCAAGGACAAAGCAGAGGTTTTTCTGCTTTAGAGTATCAACAAGATCGCACCCGGATTCCTTTAGCTAATAATGCAATTGTTTATGAAGATGACCTCGAAATCTTACCGGGTCAAGGTTTAGATGTTAATGGTCGGATTTTCACTAACAGTAACTTATTGGCTGGTAAAACATTTGCAGGCGATGTCCGCCTGCGTCTAGTAAGCAGCATCAACTCCTGTTATTACGCCAAGGAAGCTAGCGAGATTGTAGTTGGTGGAAATCTTGCTCCAGGGCGGGTCAATGATACAACAGACCAAAATGCAGCCCTAATCGATTTTTACCAAGGTCGGGGCGTTCCTCCCACAACTGCTCAAAATTTAGGTGCAGACGATAAAAGTACAGTTGAGCCGGGGGGAAGTACCCTTGCTTACAATACGGCTGCCTATGAAGAACGTATTGATTTGTTAGTTAATGCTGCTAGACTACTTCCTGCCGATCAACAACCGGTTCCGGAAAATCAACTCAGAAACTACTTCAAAGAACGTACCCGACGCGTTCCTTATAAAGAAGTTGCAACAGGTGCGAATCCATTAATTGTTAATGGTACAGACTATCGAACATCGCCCATTACCAATGCTGGTCAAGCTCAAGCGTTTTTACAGACAGCAACCGGACCTGCTAGACCCCCTAGAACATGGATGTATCCTGTCGATCCGGCAAATAATAATACCTTTGCAGGCTTTGCCAATCTCCAACTCAACTTGATTCGTCCTAGAGCAACTCAGCCTGCTCAACGCGAGGGTAAGGAGTGGCGAGTCGGAGATCGGGTTTTTATCGGTAATAATTTACCTGAGTTTGTTTACAACGAGACAGCTCAAAGCTTTTTGCGAAATGACTCCCAACTGCTTTTAGCGCCCTCAGAAAACAGATGGCATAACAGAGGCTCTGGGATGTCTGATGAAACCCGCAGCCGGACTTCGAGAGTTAGAACATTAGACGATTTGGGTGATACTGGGCGCGATGGCTATTGGGAACGTCAAGCCGCACGCGATCAAATTCGCTTAACAGATTTATTTGGTGGCGTGCGTATCGTTACAGGAACTGGGATTTACTTACCAGGGAATAACGATCTTTCAGCACCTGCTGCTCCATTTCCTCCTGTTGCACCGGCTCTAGTTCCTAAGCGCTTTACCATTTGGCCGGATTATCTGCCGATGGCTAAGGATCATAATGATGTTTTTGACACGAATGGTTTACTTGTCAACGATACAACGAACGATCGCCCTTACTTGAGAATGCGGGCAACTGCTGTCTATCACTACGACAAGAAGCCCAACACCGATCCGGGCGATACCTATCCCTATGATGTCACCAATCCTGATGCAGAAACGCCGGAGTACCAAAGACCGATTGCTTGTGTTAGTAGCTATTACGATCCGACGGATGCAGCAAGTTCCGCAAATACAGGTACTGGAGCAAAGTCGAACAACGGTATAGTCTACGGTTGGCCAGGTTCTGATGCAGGTCAAACCAAGTCTGATTTAGTTAACTTCTTAGGCAATGGTGCTTTAGCGAGTAACTACCGTACGATTTTGGAGTATCAATCTAGGTTACGCTATCCCAATCAACAGCTAGTTAATCCTCTGCTGGCAAGTGCATTTGCAAAAATCAATGCAAGTACACCTAATCAATTAACCCTGGCTGAAACTACAGCTTTGGACACTGGAATTTGCGCGATCTCAATTTTGAATGGTGCGGCACCAAACGCTGGTTTACCTATTCAAAATGACAATATTCGCGAGGTTACTCTTTTAGATGCTAGACAGGTTAGAGCTATTGAAGGCAGTGATGGAGTAGATGGCAACTACGATCTGAGTATTGAGGAACGCCAACCCCTAGAAATTCGCGCCACAGCTCTAGATTTAGGAGCAATGCGCCAGCGCTTGTTTGGTTCAGGTGACACGACTGATTCCAGACAAGAATACATGATTCCTAATACAGGGATTATTTACGCCACTCGCGAAGATGCTATCCCCGATCAAAGTAATCCTACCTCTCTAGGTGTCAGTGCCTCAGATAGTATTCTCGATCCGAATCGTCGCCCGAACGCCATCATTTTGGAAAATGGCAGTAACCTCAGCCGCGATACAAATTATCGCCAAGAAGAGAAAGGCTTAATTCTCGCAACCAATGTCCCGGTTTATATCAAGGGTGACTTTAACCTGCACAGTGGCGGTGAAGAGTTTGAGCCTGTAAATGCAAGTAACTTTTACACTCGTTCCAATCGCAATACCAGCTTTGCCTGTCGCCAAAATCAGCGAGGCTGCACCGGATCGGGCGATAATTGGCGGCCTGCCACTGTTTTAGCAGATGCCATTACCCTACTCTCTAGCGATTACCGTTATGGTTTCCGCAATGAGGGTGATTATGACCTCAGAAATAATCAAGGTCAAAGTTTTGTCAGATACGATCTTAATGGAGACGGAGACTTTGATGATTCCGTCACATTTAACGAAACAACCTTTCCGGGTACTCCCGATGCCCCTGTTGACCTGAATGGAAATGGTAATACAACTGACACAAGTGTAGCTTTACTTGAGACAGAGGTTCCTGCAAAAGTAGCACGTCGGCTGAATGGCTTCTTTGACAATAACTTTGTCACTAGCCGCAACTTTTTAGACTCTGATTATCGTAACGTAGCTCGTTTCACAGGTGCAGACTTAGAGAAAAATAGTTCTTACTTCAATAATCTCGTTACGCCTGTTCAAAGACGAGTTTCTTTTCCTGAGTATTTAATGGAAGTTTGCCCAAAACTGCCAGTTTCTCAGTGTGGATCAAATGATTGGTTTGTCGATCCCAATCCAGCGGCTCCTAAAAAAGCCAAAGATGTAGTTGGACAAGCATTCGATATTGCTCAACACAAGTCAGGAACTACTAAAGAGCCTGCCGATCCAGCATATAGACGCTTTGCTCGCCGTGTAGCTTTCTTGCGAAATGATAATGCTGAGTTAGTTGATTCTACAAATGCTACTTTGGCTGCTAATGCGCGCCCATTTGTTCTGGGGATCTCTACATCTGGTAACATTCAATCATTCGCAACAGACGGAAGCATTACAAATGCTAGTAGTCAAATCCGTACTACAGATAACACTTTGTGGTTTAGAACTATTGGGACTGGACCTCGCAACATAGGAAGCAATTTTGTGATTAACGCTTCTCGCGTAGTAGCAGATGTTTCGGGTACGCCAAGGCTAAAAGATCAGCCAATTGTTGCTCCAGTGTTACAACTTCAATTAACTACACGACTTAGCACTGGCGATCAAAACATTAATGCAGCTACAGGTAGTAACAGCTTGTTGAATTTCATGAATAGTAATGAAAATATAGCTGCAAACCAAACCAACTGGATGCCACACCCTCCTAGTACAGGAAACACCTACAACTTGATCCTGGCGGCTGGGGATACGCCTGGCCGACCTTTTGATAACAATGGTGGGGTCGCTAACTATGTCAGATTCTTGGAAAGTTGGAATCCCACAGCTACTGCTACCAGTGCAATTCCGACCCGTATTAGTGGTTCGCTCATCCAAATGAAACGCAGTTCTTATGCAACGGCTCCATTCCGGGTCATGATTCCAACAGCAGATTTAGCAAGCGGTACGTATAACCAAGCTCGTGGAATCTTTAACTATCCTCAGCGCTATCGCAAGCTCGATGATAGTACCAACGTTCTGCCTTACTACGATCCACCTACACGGAATTGGGGTTTTGATGTGGCATTACTGAGCCAAGGACCTGACTTGTTCTCAACTCAGTTTACTTTGCCTCCAACCGCAGCCCCTAGCGACTTTTTCCGACAAGTCGGACGTGATGATGAATGGGTAAGAGTTCTGCTCTGTGCTGCACAACCTGAAGCTTCTTTAGCAACGCCAGGAAATCCTAGCACTCCAATTCCAGGGGGCTATGTCCAACCCGGTACGGACGATCCCACGCTTCTGACTCAATATGTAGATCCTCCGGGTGGAGGACTACCACAGCGTAACTACAAGTTTGCGATTAGCCGCGATCAACGTCCCAGATGTAGTACCGAGCCAAATGCTGCATTAAGACAGCCATCCTAG
- a CDS encoding Tfp pilus assembly protein FimT/FimU, which translates to MNYLILLTRKWRRSSDSGFTLLELLVVIAMAAIMAAIAAPGWLSFTNQQRVNVVREEVFRALQDAQREARRTKLSYSVSLRVEPPGPTNNNQATPQIAIHQDTVRVSDLTPNSWKNLGIGSGVQPNQIILYSNLQTNIDPPSPGTTNAKNRVRDSVAVNTYPQPIPPDGPITITFDQQGILAPLTGPILTSVSPPREVGLLIGVGMPSSPGSIRPTIGSQRCVVVTTLLGAMEARQGEQCNPWPTTP; encoded by the coding sequence ATGAATTATCTAATTTTACTCACAAGAAAATGGCGACGAAGTAGTGATTCAGGATTTACGCTCTTAGAGTTGCTGGTAGTTATTGCAATGGCTGCTATTATGGCGGCGATCGCAGCACCAGGTTGGCTATCTTTTACCAATCAGCAGCGAGTCAATGTAGTGCGCGAGGAGGTTTTTAGAGCTTTGCAAGACGCTCAGAGGGAAGCTCGTCGAACGAAGTTGAGTTACAGTGTCAGCTTACGAGTAGAACCGCCTGGGCCTACCAATAATAATCAAGCCACGCCTCAAATCGCAATTCATCAAGATACTGTTAGAGTTTCAGATTTAACGCCGAATAGCTGGAAAAATCTAGGAATTGGTTCTGGAGTACAGCCTAACCAGATTATTCTGTATAGTAACTTGCAAACTAATATAGATCCGCCTTCTCCCGGAACAACTAATGCCAAAAATCGTGTTCGGGATAGTGTTGCAGTTAACACCTATCCTCAGCCCATACCTCCTGATGGACCCATAACTATTACCTTCGATCAACAGGGTATTCTTGCCCCTCTGACAGGTCCAATACTGACAAGCGTTAGTCCTCCTAGAGAGGTGGGCTTGTTAATTGGTGTAGGTATGCCTTCTAGTCCTGGAAGTATCCGACCTACTATTGGTAGCCAGCGCTGTGTGGTGGTGACAACGTTACTTGGAGCAATGGAAGCCCGACAAGGCGAACAATGCAATCCTTGGCCAACAACGCCTTAA
- the hpsC gene encoding hormogonium polysaccharide secretion pseudopilin HpsC, which produces MKRFLKALLRRQVEQIKQFHKTNGFTMIELLVALVIATIMVSALLGFVVDILNSDRREQAKAISEQEIQAALDYIARDLEQAIFIYDADGIYGGGTSPSPTLTGILSQIPGFTNTANTQQRVPVLVFWKRTFLARDQSFPIPNAPNRRIGQLALFPNLQFTEQDYQVYSLVVYYQMRDNPGTCTNSTWSCTSRIGRLELRGGVPQPFIPGYTSPIRRVEGTPPVDIEYALPPSPGFMPFNPSADGRTLREKMDKWRKHPTEVINESQLLTLVDYIDQTPFDRSVLAGTAPTVAPAPQRCSDQEQMVPRYSSLPPNFNDFPGSFYACIRYDPSNPGAEANNRVATVFLRGNALARISSKTSPPEYSERQSAFFPTNSMRIETRGNLTLVE; this is translated from the coding sequence ATGAAAAGGTTCTTAAAGGCACTGCTGAGACGGCAGGTAGAACAGATTAAGCAGTTTCATAAAACCAACGGTTTTACGATGATTGAACTGCTTGTTGCTCTAGTTATTGCAACAATTATGGTGTCGGCTTTACTCGGATTCGTGGTTGATATTCTCAATTCAGATCGCCGCGAACAAGCTAAAGCGATCAGCGAACAGGAGATTCAGGCAGCCCTCGACTATATTGCTAGAGACCTAGAGCAAGCAATTTTTATCTATGATGCTGACGGGATCTATGGGGGTGGGACTTCCCCTTCACCAACTCTTACAGGTATTTTGTCTCAGATTCCAGGATTTACAAATACAGCTAATACACAGCAACGGGTTCCTGTACTGGTTTTCTGGAAGCGTACCTTTTTAGCAAGAGATCAATCATTTCCAATTCCTAATGCACCGAACCGTCGTATAGGACAATTAGCTTTATTTCCTAATTTGCAATTTACTGAGCAAGATTACCAGGTCTACTCTTTAGTTGTTTACTATCAAATGAGAGATAATCCAGGAACCTGTACAAATAGCACTTGGTCGTGTACCAGTCGTATTGGTCGCCTAGAACTTCGGGGTGGAGTTCCACAACCATTTATACCTGGTTATACATCCCCAATTCGCAGGGTAGAAGGAACACCCCCAGTAGATATAGAATATGCTCTACCTCCTAGTCCTGGCTTTATGCCATTTAATCCGAGCGCCGATGGTCGCACTCTAAGAGAAAAAATGGACAAATGGAGAAAACATCCTACGGAAGTGATTAATGAGAGTCAACTTTTGACTCTAGTTGACTATATCGATCAAACTCCCTTTGATCGTTCTGTATTAGCCGGAACAGCACCAACTGTAGCCCCCGCACCTCAGAGATGTAGCGATCAAGAGCAGATGGTTCCTCGATATAGTAGTCTGCCTCCCAATTTCAATGATTTTCCAGGAAGTTTTTATGCCTGTATTCGCTACGACCCTAGTAATCCAGGTGCAGAAGCAAACAACCGAGTTGCAACCGTTTTTCTCCGAGGAAATGCTCTAGCTCGGATTTCTTCAAAGACATCACCTCCTGAATATAGCGAGAGACAATCAGCCTTTTTCCCAACTAATAGTATGCGGATAGAAACACGGGGTAATTTAACCCTAGTTGAATAA
- a CDS encoding Tfp pilus assembly protein FimT/FimU: MKNYCKLTSNLRKNSVAGFTMVELLTAIATIGVLSAIATPSWRTFVENQQLNAAQERAYYGLREAQSQAKLTKSNWQMSIRETTVEGKAIAQWTIHPVYPSNFNLHQLNTWQNFNPEVTIDPDHSTLYRHPSGINQGIWRMQFNHHGHPNGQLGRITLSSRRSKASRHRCIFTSTLIGTLRTERDRACRKT, from the coding sequence ATGAAAAACTACTGCAAGTTGACCAGCAATCTACGTAAAAATTCGGTTGCTGGTTTTACTATGGTTGAACTGCTGACCGCGATCGCAACCATTGGTGTCTTAAGCGCGATCGCAACTCCGAGTTGGCGAACCTTTGTGGAAAATCAACAACTCAACGCCGCCCAAGAACGCGCCTATTATGGGTTACGGGAAGCTCAAAGCCAAGCTAAACTAACTAAAAGCAACTGGCAAATGAGTATCCGAGAAACCACTGTTGAGGGTAAAGCGATCGCCCAATGGACCATTCATCCCGTCTACCCCTCAAACTTCAATCTGCATCAACTCAATACTTGGCAAAACTTCAACCCCGAAGTTACCATTGACCCCGATCACAGCACCCTATACCGTCATCCTAGCGGCATTAACCAAGGGATCTGGCGGATGCAGTTTAACCACCACGGCCATCCTAATGGACAGCTTGGACGCATTACCCTATCTTCCCGCCGATCCAAAGCCAGCCGCCATCGCTGTATTTTTACATCTACTTTAATTGGAACTTTGCGAACCGAGCGCGATCGCGCCTGTCGCAAAACCTAA
- a CDS encoding creatininase family protein: MLLHLSSWPEVEAYLARSPGIIIPIGSTEQHGPTGLIGTDAICAEAIAKGVGEAVNAMIGPTINVGMALHHTRFPGTISLRPSTLIAVIQDSLTCLVQAGFTKFFFINGHGGNVATLKAAFAETYYHLEGLRLPQADRVQCRVANWYMCSGVYQLAKELYGNQEGSHATPSEVALTQYVYPEAIKQGELASEVNSGHGIFGSTDFRRRYPDGRMGSNPALATPEHGQRFYELAVKELSRGYLEFLAQE, encoded by the coding sequence ATGTTATTACATTTAAGCAGTTGGCCAGAGGTTGAGGCGTATTTAGCGCGATCGCCTGGAATCATTATCCCGATTGGATCGACCGAACAGCATGGCCCGACGGGGTTAATTGGGACGGATGCGATTTGTGCAGAGGCGATCGCCAAAGGGGTTGGCGAGGCGGTAAACGCGATGATTGGCCCGACAATTAATGTAGGGATGGCTTTGCACCATACCCGTTTCCCCGGTACAATCAGCCTGCGACCGAGTACGCTGATTGCTGTGATTCAAGACTCTCTCACCTGTTTGGTACAGGCAGGGTTTACTAAGTTCTTCTTTATTAACGGTCATGGCGGCAATGTGGCAACCCTCAAAGCTGCTTTTGCGGAGACTTATTACCATCTCGAAGGGTTGCGTTTACCCCAAGCGGATCGGGTGCAATGTCGGGTGGCAAACTGGTATATGTGTAGCGGGGTGTATCAGTTAGCCAAGGAGTTATACGGTAATCAAGAAGGTTCTCATGCAACGCCGAGTGAGGTGGCGCTGACTCAGTATGTCTATCCAGAAGCAATTAAACAAGGGGAACTGGCTTCTGAGGTGAATTCGGGTCACGGAATTTTTGGTTCTACAGATTTTCGCCGCCGCTATCCCGATGGCAGAATGGGTTCTAATCCAGCTTTGGCGACTCCCGAACACGGTCAACGGTTCTATGAGTTGGCCGTCAAAGAGTTGAGTCGTGGCTATTTGGAGTTTTTAGCCCAGGAATGA
- the hpsB gene encoding hormogonium polysaccharide secretion pseudopilin HpsB has product MTTHKHQSISSSASDSGFTLLESLMAIVILTIMLVGVAPFIVLATATRVQARRVEMATQAARAYIDGVRTGAIPPPNAIVEVPSFTTSGTNNQFDAQNRLAFANKETPNPGLLPATCVKDNPTTYPYCFNPPAPVAANASNMSLYCVDYDGGGCSRNSAADMIVQAYRSSSVAPGSLTTPAQRDAENARGYLLSIRVYRADAFANNDPLLKSEGGSSVRQRSSGASLNRKAPLIELMAEISSRTERPQNQPGTTFSNFCDRFGRNPYGGECK; this is encoded by the coding sequence ATGACGACCCACAAACATCAATCAATTTCGAGTTCAGCTAGTGACTCAGGGTTTACTCTTTTAGAGTCCTTGATGGCGATTGTGATATTGACTATCATGCTTGTCGGTGTTGCCCCCTTTATCGTGCTAGCTACAGCAACACGGGTACAAGCAAGGCGGGTAGAAATGGCAACCCAGGCCGCAAGAGCCTATATCGATGGAGTCAGAACAGGCGCTATTCCTCCTCCAAATGCGATCGTTGAGGTACCGAGTTTTACAACTTCAGGTACAAACAATCAATTCGATGCTCAAAATAGACTGGCATTCGCGAATAAGGAAACTCCTAACCCTGGCTTATTGCCTGCGACTTGTGTCAAAGATAACCCAACAACTTACCCTTATTGCTTTAACCCTCCTGCTCCGGTAGCAGCCAATGCAAGCAATATGTCGCTGTATTGCGTTGATTATGACGGTGGGGGCTGCTCTCGCAATAGTGCCGCAGACATGATCGTACAGGCTTATCGTAGTTCTAGCGTTGCCCCTGGCAGTTTAACTACACCAGCTCAACGAGATGCGGAAAATGCGAGAGGATATTTGCTTAGTATTCGAGTTTATCGAGCTGATGCTTTTGCTAATAATGATCCTCTATTAAAAAGTGAGGGTGGTTCAAGTGTCAGGCAACGAAGTTCAGGGGCTAGCCTGAATCGCAAGGCACCATTGATAGAACTAATGGCAGAAATTTCCAGCCGGACAGAACGTCCCCAAAATCAGCCAGGGACAACCTTTAGCAATTTTTGCGATCGCTTTGGCAGAAATCCCTATGGCGGTGAATGCAAGTAA
- a CDS encoding creatininase family protein, giving the protein MHSFIPPERFFPYLTWTDIQEMPDKANTVIIQPVGAVEQHGPHLPIIVDSAIAVGVIGKALAKLDPQIPAYALAPLYYGKSNEHWHFPGTITLSAQTLMAVLTEVAESIYRAGFRKLVLMNAHGGQPQVMEIVARDLHVKYPDFTIFPLFTWRVPHIARELLSPQELEQGIHAGDAETSVLLSLLPEQVKMDRAVAEYPPELPPDSLLSLEGKLPFAWVTRDITKSGVVGDATTATREKGDRLLESVSDGWVRAIQDIYQFRQPAV; this is encoded by the coding sequence TTGCATAGTTTTATCCCGCCAGAACGCTTTTTTCCCTACCTGACTTGGACAGATATTCAGGAAATGCCCGATAAGGCGAATACGGTGATTATTCAGCCTGTAGGGGCGGTGGAACAGCATGGCCCCCATTTACCCATTATTGTCGATAGCGCGATCGCAGTCGGCGTCATTGGTAAGGCGCTAGCCAAACTCGATCCGCAGATTCCCGCCTATGCCTTAGCGCCCTTGTATTATGGCAAATCTAACGAGCATTGGCATTTTCCCGGTACAATTACCCTCAGCGCCCAAACCCTGATGGCGGTTCTAACCGAGGTGGCGGAAAGTATTTATCGGGCAGGGTTCCGCAAACTGGTGCTGATGAACGCCCACGGGGGACAACCGCAAGTCATGGAAATTGTGGCGCGAGATTTGCATGTTAAGTACCCCGATTTTACGATCTTTCCCCTGTTTACCTGGCGGGTGCCGCACATTGCTAGGGAGTTGCTGTCCCCCCAAGAATTGGAACAGGGAATTCACGCAGGCGATGCAGAAACCAGCGTGTTGCTCTCGTTATTACCGGAACAGGTGAAAATGGATCGGGCGGTGGCGGAATATCCCCCAGAACTGCCACCGGATAGTTTATTAAGCCTAGAGGGAAAGTTACCCTTTGCTTGGGTGACGCGCGATATTACGAAAAGTGGGGTGGTTGGCGATGCGACTACGGCCACGCGGGAAAAGGGCGATCGCTTGTTAGAATCAGTTTCAGATGGTTGGGTAAGAGCGATCCAAGATATCTATCAGTTTCGTCAGCCTGCGGTTTAG